In uncultured Desulfuromonas sp., the genomic stretch TTTTTTTGGACCTATATTCCGACGCTGGTGGCGTTTATTGAGTTCATTATTTATGCCTGCAAGAGTGAGCCTGAGTTACAGGAGAAGTATCCTGAGACCAGTACCGGTGGAATTTTCATCGTCCTGCTTGTGCCTGTTCTGCTTGCCATCGTCGGCATTTTAGCGGCCATTGCCATTCCTCAGTATGTTGCTTATCGGCAGAAGGCGGGTAACGTTGCGGCTAGCACGGCACTGACAACCTGCCAGCAGCGGGTGAGTGACTATTATATGAACAACGGCACATTGCCCATGGACGCAAGCCAGCTTTCCTGTCAGGCGATCAACGGTGTCTCTCTTTATTACCTGCCAATTGGCACTGATGACTATCAACTGATCAGCTTTTCTGAGCATGGTAACAAAGCGTATTGGGTGAATGATAATGATGTTGAAGTCGTTGAGGCGGAGAAAGCTCAGATAAAGGAAGAGCTGACCGGTGAAGTTGGTGTTGAGCCGTTGTCGCCTGGGTTTTATTTTGTGAAGTAGGTTGATGATGAATTTCGAAACCTTACGCAGCTACCTGCTATCCAAACCAGCAGCCGTTGAAACCTTTCCTTTCGATGAAGAGACATTGGTGCTGAAGGTTTGCGGCAAAATGTTTGCTTTGTTGAATATTCATGGTGATCCGTTGCGGATAAATTTGAAATGCGACCCTGATAAAGCGGAGGTTTTGCGCGAGTTGTTCCCGGCGATCTTACCGGGCTATCACATGAACAAGCGCCATTGGAATACGGTGATTCTCGACGGCTCGATTGTTGATGAGGAGATTTTTTCGATGATTGATGATTCGTATGATCTGGTGGTGCAAGGGCTGCCCAAGTCAAAACGGCCTGTGTGAGCGACATGGCTCTTTGTCGCGCCTTATCGGAAAGATGGCTGTGTCCAGATTGCTGAAAATAAAGCCCTGACTCTCGATTAGAGACTCAGGGCTTTGTTGTTTATGACGCTAACCGATTAATCGCCTGATTTATCAACCCTCCCCCCGGCTTTCACGTTTGACCGACATCGCTGAGCGGCACATCTTCTTAAATCCCTTCTCCCGGCTTCGCCGTTCGGAGATGGTTTCACTGTTGCGCTGCTGCTCAGCTTTGAGCTTAAGGTAACTGGCCAGACGGCGCGGTTCGAGTGAGCCACTTTCCACGGCTTTGATCACAGCGCAGCCGTGTTCGCCCTGATGGCTGCAATCGTTGAACTTGCAGCTTCGAGCCATTTGTTCAATCTCCTCAAACAGATCGGCAAGGCCCTCTTCACAATCGGCCAGTTGCAGTTCGCGCATGCCCGGATTATCGATGAGAATGCCGCCCTCGGGCAGGAAATGCAGTGATCGCGCTGTCGTGGTGTGACGCCCTTTGGCATCATCCTCGCGGATGGCGGCGGTGGCCTGATCCGAGTGGCCACACAGGGTATTTATCAGAGTCGATTTGCCGACGCCAGATGAGCCGGTGAGGGCGACGGTCTGGCCGGGTCCGCACCAGGTGAGAAGTGGTTCGCAAGACTGGTGGTCAAGGCTGTTGACGGCTTCAACCAGTAGATCGTGTTTCAGGCTGCGCGCCTCAGTGATAAAAGGCGATACATCGTCCACCAGGTCTGTTTTGGTCAGTACGACAATCGGCTGCACTTCAGCATCGTAAGCCAGTGCCAGATAGCGTTCCAGGCGCGACGGGTTGAAGTCCTGATTGCAGGAGGTGACGATAAACAGCGTGTCGATGTTGGCGGCAATGAGTTGTTGCTTTGCCTCTAAACCGGCGGCTTTGCGGCGAAACAGGCTGGTGCGTTGCAGCAAGCGTTGAGGTTTCAGCGTGTCGTGCTCCACAAGCAGCCAGTCACCTACTGTAGGGCGGTCAATGATGTCTAACTGCTGCCATGATCCGGGTAGGCTCAGTTGGTGGTGGCCGTGATTGGAGAGCACATCAATGCGCTGACCATGGACTGCGGCGACGCGACAGGGAAGGGTGTTTTCCCATTCGTCGAGGTCGAGTTGTTGTTGAAAAAAATGACTCCATCCCAGTTGTGGGAGTGATTTTAGTGGCGAGTTATTGTTGTGGGACATGGAAACCCCTTTATTTTATACGTGAGTGTCGTCATGCAGATGCACGAATAGCGTCTTACTGTGTCGTCTGCACACATGAGGTGGGTTTCTGATTTTTGCATTGAAACCCGGCGTCAACCGGGCAAAGAGGTGGAGGGTGTGGGCAGGTGAATCGCGAGCGTTAAGCCACGCACCCTCTCTTTGCCCCAGACAAACTCACAATCTCCATGTCAATAACTCCTTTCTGTTGTTTTTCGTACGCTAACAGGTGCGTATTTATTCGTCAAGCGGGATGAACTGTCATTTTAGCCGGGCAAGGTTTCGAACTTTGCAACGTCGTCCAGATCGTGATCCCAGTTGGCTTTGTCGGAAAGAAAAATGTGCGCTGTGGGGCGCATGGTCACATCACTGTCCAGGCTGCCGGCAGGAATCTGGATCAGCTTTTTATTGAGTTGGATGGGCAAAGCAGACCC encodes the following:
- a CDS encoding MmcQ/YjbR family DNA-binding protein, giving the protein MMNFETLRSYLLSKPAAVETFPFDEETLVLKVCGKMFALLNIHGDPLRINLKCDPDKAEVLRELFPAILPGYHMNKRHWNTVILDGSIVDEEIFSMIDDSYDLVVQGLPKSKRPV
- a CDS encoding NINE protein, which translates into the protein MLNYFVPFSGGYMSRCTITCPHCGFSKDVERDPALLHGKTVTCPKCKKAFPFVASDSVPPVPPAQPEQPIIEPEASSKAASETEDAPQHKFCSTCGSQIHIKAEICPKCGVRVAPPRNVVNKVALLVITFFLGGLGGHKFYLKKNLQGILYLLFFWTYIPTLVAFIEFIIYACKSEPELQEKYPETSTGGIFIVLLVPVLLAIVGILAAIAIPQYVAYRQKAGNVAASTALTTCQQRVSDYYMNNGTLPMDASQLSCQAINGVSLYYLPIGTDDYQLISFSEHGNKAYWVNDNDVEVVEAEKAQIKEELTGEVGVEPLSPGFYFVK
- the rsgA gene encoding ribosome small subunit-dependent GTPase A, with protein sequence MSHNNNSPLKSLPQLGWSHFFQQQLDLDEWENTLPCRVAAVHGQRIDVLSNHGHHQLSLPGSWQQLDIIDRPTVGDWLLVEHDTLKPQRLLQRTSLFRRKAAGLEAKQQLIAANIDTLFIVTSCNQDFNPSRLERYLALAYDAEVQPIVVLTKTDLVDDVSPFITEARSLKHDLLVEAVNSLDHQSCEPLLTWCGPGQTVALTGSSGVGKSTLINTLCGHSDQATAAIREDDAKGRHTTTARSLHFLPEGGILIDNPGMRELQLADCEEGLADLFEEIEQMARSCKFNDCSHQGEHGCAVIKAVESGSLEPRRLASYLKLKAEQQRNSETISERRSREKGFKKMCRSAMSVKRESRGEG